A window from Streptomyces sp. NBC_00335 encodes these proteins:
- a CDS encoding helix-turn-helix domain-containing protein, translating to MSEEELHSIRIHLDRVLAERGMTLTELSAQVGITVVNLSVLKNGRAKAIRFSTLSRICDVLQCQPGDLITHDPADPA from the coding sequence ATGTCCGAAGAGGAACTCCACTCGATCCGGATCCACCTCGACCGGGTCCTCGCCGAGCGAGGCATGACGCTCACCGAACTGTCCGCACAGGTGGGCATCACCGTCGTCAACCTGTCCGTGCTCAAGAACGGTCGGGCCAAGGCCATCCGCTTCTCCACGCTGTCCAGGATCTGCGACGTCCTCCAGTGCCAGCCGGGAGACCTGATCACCCACGACCCCGCCGACCCGGCCTGA
- a CDS encoding DUF2975 domain-containing protein: MNTRFTKILASLTFALAMLWGLSFIGTAVTHMLDDGAVCVKTGLWANATLADGLPIGQGVEASSSTTRLCQNSPSTAQRAADLGGQLPWMLFASLALLLFSRLLDAVVSQGPFTDKVARRLTVLGWFVTVGTPLAGLVAGWSQSWLVASMVPIESSGPTVSEPQVLILAGLAAVIMGKIMREGVRMREDLEGTI, encoded by the coding sequence GTGAACACGCGTTTCACGAAGATCCTGGCTTCGCTGACCTTTGCACTGGCGATGCTCTGGGGGCTCAGCTTCATCGGCACGGCCGTCACGCACATGCTCGACGACGGGGCGGTCTGTGTGAAAACAGGCCTCTGGGCCAATGCCACGCTGGCGGACGGCTTGCCGATCGGCCAGGGCGTGGAAGCATCCAGCAGCACCACGCGCCTCTGCCAGAACAGCCCCTCCACGGCACAGCGCGCCGCCGATCTAGGGGGCCAACTGCCCTGGATGCTGTTCGCCTCCCTCGCGCTGCTGCTCTTCTCCCGGCTGCTCGATGCCGTCGTGTCACAAGGGCCGTTCACCGACAAGGTGGCGCGACGGCTCACCGTTCTCGGCTGGTTCGTCACCGTCGGCACACCGCTCGCGGGCCTCGTCGCAGGCTGGTCGCAGTCCTGGCTGGTCGCCAGCATGGTGCCCATCGAGAGCTCCGGGCCGACGGTCTCCGAGCCCCAGGTGCTCATCCTCGCCGGCCTTGCCGCTGTCATCATGGGGAAGATCATGCGCGAGGGCGTGCGCATGCGAGAGGACCTCGAAGGGACCATCTGA
- a CDS encoding amidohydrolase family protein, protein MAAAAPLVLGAGRSRPQAGAPAGRAVLLRNAALVLTMDPALGDGPLGTVEGADVLMRDGVIAAVGKRLSAPPGTHVIDASGQLVMPGFVDVHTHLWQSSMRGGCADRDLFGWLADCNRATFSRITPADMYRFVRLGALDSVQSGVTTLVDWVDALPYDTTVQYVRALAGAGVRFTYAMFQGERDASLITRTKKELIDPLPLASAQVATHAARAIRGLNRLHWEIARDLGVMLNSHVLERSEQRADDPIGTLTDIGALGPRLLMNHAIHLTDDEIAAIAAHDVRVAHCPLSNMRLGSGIMRLPDLGRRGIKAGLGQDGGTNDSSDFFALMKTAIGLQRARSLETSVFPQVHDVLRLATLGGAEAIGMDGTVGSLNPGKRADVIVISPAALNFAPRFDWINQIVFNGRPENVRAVFVDGRPLKLDGRLVDVDTDRVVREAESAAGRLRSAS, encoded by the coding sequence ATGGCCGCGGCCGCTCCGCTCGTCCTGGGCGCGGGGAGGAGCCGGCCGCAAGCGGGAGCACCCGCGGGCCGGGCCGTCCTGCTCAGGAACGCCGCCCTCGTGCTCACCATGGACCCCGCCCTCGGCGACGGCCCCCTGGGTACCGTCGAGGGCGCCGACGTCCTCATGCGGGACGGTGTCATCGCGGCCGTGGGGAAGCGGTTGTCCGCCCCACCCGGCACGCACGTGATCGATGCCTCCGGCCAGCTGGTGATGCCGGGGTTCGTCGACGTGCACACCCACCTGTGGCAGTCCTCGATGCGCGGCGGCTGCGCGGACCGCGACCTCTTCGGGTGGCTGGCCGACTGCAACCGGGCGACGTTCTCCCGGATCACGCCCGCGGACATGTACCGCTTCGTCCGCCTCGGCGCCCTCGACTCCGTGCAGTCCGGGGTGACCACGCTCGTGGACTGGGTGGACGCCCTCCCGTACGACACGACGGTCCAGTACGTACGGGCCCTGGCCGGCGCGGGCGTGCGCTTCACCTACGCGATGTTCCAGGGCGAGCGGGACGCCTCGCTGATCACCCGGACGAAGAAGGAGCTCATCGACCCGCTCCCCCTCGCCTCGGCGCAGGTCGCCACCCACGCGGCACGGGCCATCAGGGGCCTCAACCGGCTGCACTGGGAGATCGCGCGGGATCTCGGAGTCATGCTCAACAGCCATGTCCTCGAACGGTCCGAGCAGCGCGCGGACGATCCGATCGGCACCCTCACGGACATCGGTGCGCTGGGGCCACGGCTGCTCATGAACCATGCGATCCATCTCACCGACGACGAGATCGCCGCGATCGCCGCGCACGACGTACGGGTCGCCCACTGCCCGCTCAGCAACATGCGCCTCGGCTCGGGAATCATGCGGCTGCCCGACCTCGGCCGGCGCGGCATCAAGGCAGGGCTCGGCCAGGACGGCGGCACCAACGACTCCTCTGACTTCTTCGCGCTCATGAAGACGGCCATCGGTCTCCAGCGCGCACGCTCACTGGAGACCTCGGTGTTCCCCCAGGTGCACGACGTCCTACGGCTCGCCACGCTCGGCGGCGCCGAGGCGATCGGCATGGACGGCACGGTGGGATCCCTGAACCCCGGCAAACGCGCCGACGTCATCGTGATCAGCCCCGCAGCTCTCAACTTCGCGCCGCGGTTCGACTGGATCAACCAGATCGTCTTCAACGGCCGCCCGGAGAACGTCCGCGCGGTCTTCGTGGACGGCCGTCCCCTCAAACTCGACGGCCGTCTCGTCGACGTCGACACCGACCGCGTCGTACGGGAGGCGGAATCCGCGGCCGGCCGCTTGCGCTCCGCCTCCTGA
- a CDS encoding chitinase — protein MPPTTAPPTTAPPTTAPPTTAPPTTAPPTTAPPGETCPTKPKPSGKVLQGYWENWDGAANGVHPGMGWVPITDSRIAAHGYNVINAAFPVILSDGTALWQDGMDAGVKVATPAEMCQAKAAGATILMSIGGATAGIDLNSSTVADKFVATVVPILKKYNFDGIDIDIETGLTGSGNINTPSASQANLIRIIDGVLAQMPAGFGLTMAPETAYVTGGSVTYGSIWGSYLPIIKKYADNGRLWWLNMQYYNGSMYGCSGDSYQAGTVQGFTAQTTCLNNGLTIQGTTIKVPYDKQVPGLPAQPGAGGGHMAPSLVSQLWNAFGGSLKGLMTWSINWDGSKGWTFGDNVKSLQGR, from the coding sequence GTGCCGCCGACCACCGCCCCGCCGACGACCGCGCCCCCGACGACTGCCCCGCCGACCACGGCGCCCCCGACCACCGCGCCTCCGACCACCGCCCCTCCCGGCGAGACCTGCCCCACGAAGCCCAAGCCGTCGGGCAAGGTCCTGCAGGGCTACTGGGAGAACTGGGACGGCGCCGCGAACGGCGTCCACCCCGGCATGGGCTGGGTCCCCATCACGGACAGCCGGATCGCCGCGCACGGCTACAACGTCATCAACGCCGCCTTCCCGGTGATCCTCTCGGACGGCACCGCCCTGTGGCAGGACGGCATGGACGCCGGCGTCAAGGTCGCGACGCCGGCCGAAATGTGCCAGGCCAAGGCGGCCGGCGCGACGATCCTGATGTCGATCGGCGGGGCCACCGCGGGCATCGACCTGAACTCCAGCACCGTCGCCGACAAGTTCGTGGCGACCGTCGTCCCGATCCTCAAGAAGTACAACTTCGACGGAATCGACATCGACATCGAGACCGGCCTGACCGGAAGCGGCAACATCAACACGCCGTCCGCCTCGCAGGCCAACCTGATCCGCATCATCGACGGCGTACTGGCCCAGATGCCCGCGGGCTTCGGACTGACGATGGCCCCCGAAACCGCGTACGTGACCGGCGGAAGCGTCACCTACGGGTCGATCTGGGGCTCCTACCTGCCGATCATCAAGAAGTACGCCGACAACGGCCGGCTGTGGTGGCTGAACATGCAGTACTACAACGGCAGCATGTACGGCTGCTCCGGTGACTCCTACCAGGCAGGCACCGTCCAGGGGTTCACCGCCCAGACCACGTGCCTGAACAACGGCCTGACCATCCAGGGCACCACCATCAAGGTGCCGTACGACAAGCAGGTGCCCGGCCTGCCGGCCCAGCCCGGTGCGGGCGGCGGCCACATGGCGCCGAGCCTGGTCAGCCAGTTGTGGAACGCCTTCGGCGGTTCCCTGAAGGGCCTCATGACGTGGTCCATCAACTGGGACGGCTCGAAGGGCTGGACCTTCGGCGACAACGTCAAGTCCCTCCAGGGCCGTTGA
- a CDS encoding UDP-N-acetylmuramoyl-L-alanyl-D-glutamate--2,6-diaminopimelate ligase, translating to MKLSGLLTGHDHHVIQGDTESTGITAGTTFDVDRVVPGSLFIAVPGHRGGGPAAIGAALARGAVGVLVDEAGAAAAPPGRELLPAVCLVRVPDTRKAAAVVSARYFGEPGRHMDMVAVTGTNGKTSISYMVESLLKISEGASVGVIGTAGSRIGDEVIPMPPSALTTPESPDLQYLLGRMRDQGTGSVVLEATSMALQTYRMDRTFVDVGVFTNLTQDHLDDHGTMAHYTDAKMRLFQGLCRHAVVNVDDAVGAGIPTMMPGAVTTYGLDEEADFRATDLIADASGTRFTLHHAGREYQASIPVPGRFSVSNALAALAACRVLGHDLEGLVAALAQMPPVPGRFERFVTPAGTSVIVDYAHSPDSLDKVLTAIRGFARGRVITVFGCGGDRDTTKRAEMGRIAGTHSDLCVLTSDNPRTENPEAILDQIAAGIESTGTPYERSADRRQAIAFALSAARPEDIVLIAGKGSEPHQIVGEELLPFSDMATVRDLASRLLP from the coding sequence GTGAAGTTGAGCGGGTTGCTGACCGGCCATGATCACCACGTCATCCAGGGCGACACCGAGTCGACGGGGATCACGGCGGGCACCACCTTCGACGTCGACCGCGTGGTGCCGGGCTCGCTCTTCATCGCGGTACCCGGCCACCGCGGCGGCGGCCCCGCAGCCATCGGCGCGGCGCTCGCGCGCGGGGCGGTGGGGGTGCTGGTCGACGAGGCGGGGGCCGCCGCGGCGCCCCCCGGGCGAGAGCTGCTGCCGGCGGTGTGCCTCGTACGGGTCCCCGACACCCGCAAGGCGGCCGCCGTGGTCTCCGCCCGCTACTTCGGTGAGCCGGGCCGGCACATGGACATGGTCGCGGTCACCGGGACCAACGGGAAGACCTCCATCTCCTACATGGTCGAGTCGCTCCTCAAGATCTCCGAGGGCGCCTCGGTGGGCGTGATCGGGACGGCGGGCAGCCGGATCGGCGACGAGGTGATCCCGATGCCGCCCTCGGCGCTGACCACACCGGAATCGCCCGATCTGCAGTACCTCCTGGGCCGCATGCGGGACCAGGGCACCGGCAGCGTGGTGCTGGAAGCCACCTCGATGGCCCTGCAGACGTACCGGATGGACCGGACGTTCGTCGACGTCGGCGTCTTCACCAACCTGACCCAGGACCACCTGGACGACCACGGCACGATGGCCCACTACACGGACGCCAAGATGCGGCTGTTCCAAGGGCTGTGCCGGCACGCCGTGGTCAACGTGGACGACGCCGTGGGCGCCGGGATCCCCACGATGATGCCGGGCGCGGTGACGACGTACGGCCTCGACGAAGAGGCCGACTTCCGGGCCACGGACCTGATCGCGGACGCCTCCGGCACGCGGTTCACGCTGCACCACGCCGGCCGTGAGTACCAGGCCTCGATCCCGGTCCCGGGCCGGTTCTCCGTGTCCAACGCGCTGGCGGCCCTGGCGGCCTGCCGGGTCCTGGGGCACGACCTGGAGGGACTGGTCGCCGCGCTCGCCCAGATGCCGCCCGTACCGGGCCGGTTCGAGCGCTTCGTCACCCCCGCCGGCACCTCGGTGATCGTGGACTACGCGCACTCGCCCGACTCCCTCGACAAGGTCCTCACCGCCATCCGGGGCTTCGCCCGCGGTCGCGTCATCACGGTCTTCGGGTGCGGTGGTGACCGCGACACCACCAAGCGCGCGGAGATGGGCCGCATCGCCGGCACCCACTCCGACCTGTGCGTCCTCACCTCGGACAACCCCCGTACCGAGAACCCCGAGGCGATCCTGGACCAGATCGCAGCCGGCATCGAGAGCACCGGCACACCGTACGAGCGCTCCGCCGACCGGCGTCAAGCCATCGCCTTCGCACTGTCCGCGGCCCGGCCCGAAGACATCGTCCTGATCGCGGGGAAGGGCAGCGAACCGCACCAGATCGTGGGCGAGGAACTGCTCCCGTTCAGCGACATGGCGACCGTACGCGACCTCGCCTCCCGCCTGCTTCCCTGA
- a CDS encoding questin oxidase family protein — MDTTGILDEALQRLHGSGPERLGRLTNHAPMAVEALSVRGQAGTVHRWLDLYASRLEEFPTRVEPVTAANWHVALGDPRRAADWIDFFEREITDRPWRDVLAQWWPRLLPGMYGGSTHPLIRVGHAVRTLLAGEHTAPRLAELAHGLGYWAARHHPVADLARLPGAGGDGAAVALDAVRPITERDGSFPDRLRRVTGLPMWAATITDPTSVPDPDQARLHLVDLVRAATHRYATHGHGEETMLVHAATAPNAVLRTLPALPPALWAPSLRAAWTASAAVTAMYAPDAPVAFTPPGTFTSEEVFERALAHGDEHVIKLTDTALDIGDGPALAAALRSMELTEPLR; from the coding sequence ATGGATACGACAGGCATTCTCGACGAGGCGCTTCAGCGCTTGCACGGTTCGGGCCCCGAGCGGCTCGGGCGGCTGACCAACCACGCGCCGATGGCCGTTGAGGCCCTTTCCGTTCGCGGGCAGGCCGGCACGGTGCACCGCTGGCTCGATCTGTACGCGAGCAGGCTGGAGGAGTTCCCGACGCGCGTCGAGCCGGTCACGGCCGCCAACTGGCATGTCGCGCTGGGTGATCCGCGCCGCGCCGCCGACTGGATCGACTTCTTCGAGCGTGAGATCACCGACCGCCCCTGGCGCGATGTGCTGGCGCAGTGGTGGCCGCGTCTCCTCCCCGGCATGTACGGCGGCTCGACGCATCCGCTGATCCGGGTGGGCCACGCGGTGCGCACCCTGCTCGCGGGTGAACACACCGCACCACGTCTGGCCGAACTCGCGCACGGTCTCGGCTACTGGGCCGCCCGCCACCACCCCGTCGCGGACCTCGCCCGACTGCCCGGAGCGGGTGGCGACGGCGCGGCCGTCGCCCTCGACGCGGTACGACCCATCACCGAACGGGACGGCAGCTTCCCCGACCGCCTCCGTCGCGTCACGGGCCTGCCGATGTGGGCGGCCACGATCACGGACCCCACATCCGTCCCCGACCCCGACCAGGCGCGCCTGCACCTCGTCGACCTGGTGCGGGCGGCGACCCACCGCTACGCCACCCATGGCCACGGCGAGGAAACCATGCTGGTCCACGCCGCCACGGCCCCCAACGCCGTGCTGCGCACCCTGCCCGCCCTACCGCCCGCCCTGTGGGCACCCAGCCTGCGAGCAGCCTGGACGGCCTCCGCAGCCGTCACCGCGATGTACGCCCCCGACGCCCCGGTCGCCTTCACCCCGCCGGGCACCTTCACCTCCGAGGAGGTCTTCGAACGGGCCCTGGCACACGGAGACGAACACGTCATCAAACTGACCGACACGGCACTCGACATCGGCGACGGACCAGCCCTCGCGGCAGCCCTGCGCTCCATGGAACTGACCGAACCGCTGCGTTAG
- a CDS encoding deoxynucleoside kinase has translation MPVICVGGMIGIGKTSVAELLAKELGSEVFYESVEDNPILPLFYTSSPEEIQAKRYPFLLQLYFLQTRFAAIKEAYKQGDNVLDRSIYEDWYFAKVNHDLGRISSLEMRVYEGLLNEMMREIDGLPYRKAPDLMVYLKADFETVLHRIGLRGRDFEQDESLVEYYRTLWSGYDDWVHKHYSASEVLVIDMNHTDVVHDPDDAARVVREVKDALAAGRLRA, from the coding sequence ATGCCAGTGATCTGCGTCGGAGGCATGATCGGAATCGGCAAGACGAGCGTCGCCGAGCTGCTCGCGAAGGAGCTCGGCAGCGAGGTCTTCTACGAGAGCGTGGAAGACAATCCGATCCTTCCGCTCTTCTACACGTCGAGCCCCGAGGAGATCCAGGCGAAGCGCTACCCCTTCCTCCTGCAGCTCTACTTCCTGCAGACGCGGTTCGCCGCGATCAAGGAGGCGTACAAGCAGGGCGACAACGTCCTGGACCGGTCCATCTACGAGGACTGGTACTTCGCCAAGGTCAATCACGACCTGGGCCGGATCAGCTCCCTCGAGATGCGGGTGTACGAGGGCCTGCTGAACGAGATGATGCGCGAGATCGACGGCCTGCCGTACCGCAAGGCTCCCGACCTCATGGTCTACCTCAAGGCGGACTTCGAGACGGTCCTGCACCGCATCGGACTGCGGGGCCGAGACTTCGAGCAGGACGAGAGCCTCGTCGAGTACTACCGGACGCTGTGGTCCGGCTACGACGACTGGGTGCACAAGCACTACTCGGCCAGCGAGGTCCTGGTCATCGACATGAACCACACGGACGTGGTGCACGACCCGGACGATGCGGCCCGCGTGGTGCGCGAGGTCAAGGACGCCCTGGCGGCGGGCCGCCTGCGAGCCTGA
- a CDS encoding purine-cytosine permease family protein, with protein MAPVAPPTHDSASPAGIEQHSIDWVPLSERHGKPSSVGAIWFVGSLNLTGLATGVVTLSMGASLVWTVVATVLGSLFGTFFMAFHSAQGPQLGLPQLVQSRAQFGYLGAAVTVWVFALVNYIAFNTSDALLSGQAMNLLTGVPNGVGYLLAAAVATVIALFGYQWIHRLNRWLTWPFVVVTAAVTVSALFGGGLPDGVWDAGPFDLAPFMLVFVFVAGFQLGWAPYVSDYSRYLRPDVPVRSTFWWTYLPSAVSGIWVFILGAVVSAAAPKGTDPVTALKMSADRLFSGFGTIAVIVLLVGLLSIMAINQYGGSLTMISILDSFRPVKPTRTLRVATIGIMLVAVGTVSTLVGIDQFNWFFANVVVVLTYLFIPWTAINLVDYFFVRRGQYVVKEIFNPHGIYGRWGWRGNLAYGIGLACMAPFMVITGLYVGPVAELLGGVDCSIAVGLPVAGLLYWAFARSLDLATERRMVREEGLLAPPH; from the coding sequence ATGGCCCCAGTTGCCCCACCCACGCACGACTCCGCATCTCCTGCGGGCATCGAACAGCACTCGATCGACTGGGTGCCCCTCTCCGAACGACATGGCAAACCCTCGAGCGTCGGGGCCATCTGGTTCGTCGGCAGCCTCAACCTCACCGGCCTGGCGACCGGCGTCGTGACGCTGTCCATGGGGGCTTCGCTCGTCTGGACCGTGGTCGCCACGGTCCTCGGATCGCTCTTCGGGACGTTCTTCATGGCGTTCCACTCGGCCCAGGGCCCCCAACTGGGACTGCCTCAACTGGTCCAATCGAGGGCGCAGTTCGGCTACCTGGGCGCCGCGGTCACGGTGTGGGTGTTCGCCCTCGTCAACTACATCGCCTTCAACACCTCCGATGCCCTGCTGTCCGGCCAGGCCATGAACTTGCTCACCGGAGTTCCCAACGGAGTCGGCTATCTGCTGGCTGCCGCGGTGGCGACCGTGATCGCCCTGTTCGGGTACCAGTGGATCCACCGCCTGAACAGGTGGCTCACCTGGCCCTTCGTCGTGGTCACCGCGGCAGTCACCGTGTCCGCCCTGTTCGGTGGAGGGCTACCGGACGGCGTTTGGGACGCGGGCCCCTTCGACCTCGCCCCGTTCATGCTCGTCTTCGTCTTCGTAGCCGGCTTCCAGCTGGGCTGGGCGCCCTACGTCTCGGACTACTCGCGCTACCTCAGACCCGACGTCCCCGTGCGCAGCACCTTCTGGTGGACCTACCTGCCCAGCGCCGTCTCCGGGATCTGGGTGTTCATCCTCGGTGCCGTGGTATCGGCCGCCGCGCCCAAGGGGACGGATCCGGTGACCGCCCTGAAGATGTCGGCTGACCGGTTGTTCAGTGGATTCGGCACGATCGCCGTCATCGTCCTGCTGGTCGGCCTGCTCTCCATCATGGCGATCAACCAGTACGGCGGCAGCCTGACCATGATCTCGATCCTGGACTCGTTCCGGCCGGTCAAGCCGACGCGGACCCTCCGGGTCGCGACGATCGGGATCATGCTCGTGGCCGTCGGAACGGTCTCCACCCTCGTCGGCATCGACCAGTTCAACTGGTTCTTCGCCAACGTGGTCGTGGTGCTGACCTACCTGTTCATCCCCTGGACGGCCATCAACCTGGTCGACTACTTCTTCGTCCGGCGCGGCCAGTACGTCGTCAAGGAGATCTTCAACCCGCACGGCATATACGGCCGATGGGGCTGGCGGGGAAATCTCGCCTACGGCATCGGTCTCGCCTGCATGGCGCCGTTCATGGTCATCACCGGCCTCTACGTCGGTCCCGTCGCGGAGCTGCTCGGAGGCGTGGACTGCTCGATCGCCGTCGGCCTGCCGGTGGCCGGCCTCCTCTACTGGGCGTTCGCCCGGAGTCTCGATCTGGCCACCGAACGCCGGATGGTCAGGGAGGAGGGGCTGCTGGCGCCACCCCACTGA
- a CDS encoding agmatine deiminase family protein, with product MKTEHNGNTAGMSRRTLLARTGAVAAGLAVGPVLGGIQPAQAAAWRVPGEETSHKRTWMAWPSSYTIWGSSLSKIQTDIAKLAKEIAKYEPVTMCADGSSAASQARSMCGSTVTVISSVPVSDCWMRDTGPLFRVDGAGGLDSVGLNFNAWGENATTFYGIPASAYNKDRVVAQKLAAYTGVAFAKTSVVGEGGGVEYDGDGTLMATESCWVNSNRNPGKTRSQIEAELLSRFGATKMIWLPGVTGQDVTDGHIDGTARYIKPGVVMVQLNGAVRPAVWTRNAQAIHDVLVNATDARGRRLQVLTIEGPDVLPRISAGKRSDFLSSYMNWTVTNQAVITTQFGDTAKDAAAKSAIAAAYGRPVVQLNLDNLYGNGGGGAHCVTMQEPNR from the coding sequence GTGAAGACAGAGCACAACGGCAACACAGCGGGCATGAGCCGCAGAACCCTCCTCGCCCGAACCGGAGCCGTCGCTGCCGGACTGGCGGTGGGGCCCGTACTCGGCGGCATCCAGCCGGCCCAGGCCGCGGCCTGGCGCGTGCCCGGGGAAGAGACGTCGCACAAGCGGACCTGGATGGCATGGCCGTCCAGCTACACGATCTGGGGCAGCTCGCTTTCCAAGATCCAGACCGACATCGCCAAGCTCGCCAAGGAGATCGCCAAGTACGAGCCGGTCACGATGTGCGCGGACGGTTCGTCGGCCGCATCGCAGGCCCGCAGCATGTGCGGGTCCACCGTCACCGTGATCAGCTCGGTTCCCGTCTCGGACTGCTGGATGCGGGACACCGGCCCGCTGTTCCGCGTCGACGGCGCCGGCGGCCTGGACTCCGTCGGCCTGAACTTCAACGCCTGGGGCGAGAACGCCACGACCTTCTACGGCATCCCCGCCTCCGCCTACAACAAGGACCGTGTCGTCGCGCAGAAGCTCGCCGCCTACACGGGCGTCGCGTTCGCCAAGACGTCCGTGGTCGGCGAAGGCGGCGGTGTGGAGTACGACGGCGACGGCACGCTGATGGCGACCGAGAGCTGCTGGGTGAACAGCAACCGCAATCCCGGCAAGACGCGCAGCCAGATCGAGGCCGAGCTGCTGTCCCGGTTCGGCGCCACGAAGATGATCTGGCTGCCCGGCGTCACCGGTCAGGACGTCACCGACGGCCACATCGACGGCACCGCCCGCTACATCAAGCCCGGCGTGGTGATGGTGCAGCTGAACGGCGCCGTACGGCCGGCCGTCTGGACCCGGAACGCCCAGGCCATCCACGACGTCCTGGTGAACGCGACCGACGCGCGAGGACGCCGGCTGCAGGTCCTCACCATCGAGGGCCCCGACGTCCTGCCCCGCATATCGGCCGGCAAGCGGAGCGACTTCCTCAGCTCCTACATGAACTGGACCGTGACCAACCAAGCGGTGATCACGACCCAGTTCGGCGACACCGCCAAGGACGCCGCGGCCAAGTCGGCCATCGCGGCCGCTTATGGCAGGCCCGTCGTCCAGCTCAACCTCGACAACCTCTACGGCAACGGCGGCGGTGGCGCACACTGCGTCACGATGCAGGAACCCAACCGCTGA
- a CDS encoding agmatine deiminase family protein: MNNNTSATSRRRLLQFGAAALPLAAFGSALPAVARAATAAGGSTVLRMPAEEGRHVRTFMAWPALSSVWGNSLGAVRRDIAKVAYAISRYEPVVMLARYGQAADARYLCGSGAYYGIDVIEIANDDLWIRDFGPTFVVGPGAIAGVDTNFNGWGKAGTSYAQPFANDAAAAETLLGQYGVNRIQASFVGEGGSLETDGQGTLLATVSSMVNSNRNPGKSQDQVEQAMKAALGIDKVIWVPGLAGQDITDCHIDCLARFTAPGKVILDKPGRGADSKWIAVYEETARILRSATDAQGRALAITELPGPDRSAIRGQGNDFLSSYTNYYTVNGAVIAPQFGDGYADGLAYTILQSAYPSRNIVQLNIDNIASGGGGIHCATQSQPVVPPFA; the protein is encoded by the coding sequence ATGAACAACAACACCTCAGCCACGTCCCGACGCAGGCTGCTCCAGTTCGGTGCTGCGGCCCTGCCGCTCGCGGCCTTCGGATCCGCTCTGCCGGCGGTCGCCCGGGCGGCCACGGCCGCCGGCGGCTCCACCGTGCTGCGGATGCCTGCGGAAGAGGGCCGGCACGTCCGTACCTTCATGGCCTGGCCGGCGCTTTCCTCCGTGTGGGGCAACAGCCTCGGCGCGGTGCGCAGGGACATCGCGAAGGTGGCGTACGCGATCTCACGCTACGAGCCCGTCGTGATGCTGGCCCGCTACGGTCAGGCCGCGGATGCCCGGTACCTGTGCGGAAGCGGCGCCTACTACGGCATAGACGTCATCGAGATCGCCAACGACGACCTGTGGATCCGGGACTTCGGCCCCACCTTCGTCGTGGGCCCCGGAGCGATCGCCGGGGTGGACACCAACTTCAACGGATGGGGGAAGGCCGGCACCTCGTACGCCCAGCCCTTCGCCAACGACGCCGCGGCCGCCGAGACGCTCCTCGGCCAGTACGGGGTGAACCGGATCCAGGCGTCGTTCGTGGGCGAGGGCGGCTCGCTGGAGACCGACGGCCAGGGCACCTTGCTGGCCACGGTGAGCTCGATGGTCAACAGCAACCGCAATCCGGGCAAGTCGCAGGACCAGGTCGAGCAGGCGATGAAGGCGGCGCTCGGCATCGACAAGGTGATCTGGGTCCCGGGCCTGGCCGGCCAGGACATCACCGACTGCCACATCGACTGCCTCGCCCGCTTCACCGCGCCCGGCAAGGTCATCCTGGACAAGCCCGGCCGCGGCGCCGACAGCAAGTGGATCGCCGTCTACGAGGAGACCGCGCGGATCCTGCGGAGCGCCACCGACGCCCAGGGGCGCGCGCTGGCCATCACCGAACTCCCCGGTCCGGACCGCAGCGCCATCCGCGGGCAAGGCAACGACTTCCTGTCGAGCTACACCAACTACTACACGGTCAACGGCGCCGTCATCGCCCCGCAGTTCGGTGACGGCTATGCCGACGGCCTGGCCTACACCATCCTGCAGTCCGCCTATCCCAGCCGGAACATCGTCCAGCTCAACATCGACAACATCGCCTCCGGTGGCGGCGGAATCCACTGCGCCACCCAGTCGCAGCCGGTCGTGCCGCCCTTCGCCTAA